The sequence CCGGTGCACAGCCTCCCATCTGCTCTTTCAACTATCAGGACGGCTATCTCGACTACCTGCACAAAGAGACTCTTTTCTCCCTTGCAGAAACATAGCGTGAGGGGATATATTCTCGACCAGCCCATTGTCCTGACCGATGCTGCAGAAGGGAAAACAGCCCCGGCCTCAATGCACGTCACTGCAAGCTTCGAACCTCATTACTGTCAATGGAGGCTAGCGGTGTGATATGGTGCGTGGTACGAATGTGTCAATGTCGGGGCTGAGTAGGTTGTGCAACAGTGACATCAGATGTGGTTGGCGCTGTATTACAGGGGGGACTTGAAAATACGAGCACGAGCTGAAACAGGCAGAAGACGAGCTCAAGGCATGCTGACCATATCAACTGCCGTGATTGGGGAATGGCCTATAGGGTGCGGCAAGGCTTTCGCCAAGAGACAAACTTGCAAGCTTGTGAACAGACAGGTTTCCATTGCGCGGGCGCTGACAGGTCCAaaggtcgaggtcgagagCCTCACGTCAGTCACCGCCAACGGGTGTGGTACCGTTGTGGCGGCTTAGGCGCACCGAGACATGCATCGAGTGTGGTGTGGAATGTGAAGACCGGCTGTTGTATTGCGGGCATGTCTCGCCTTGGGTTATGATGCGGCGTTATTGGCAATAGTTTATTGGTCTTCGGACGAGACACCAAGACCGGTCAAGCATGATGGGGCTTGCAGCAGAGGAAGGCCTCGTCTCTAGAGACTTATCACTTCCTCAACTCAACTGAGACTGTTGAGACGAATTAACGACCGTCCAGATGCGGCCCTACCCGCTGCCCTAGTGCTTGACGGAGCGTGTTCACTGAGACAtcgccaggccaggccagggtCAACAGCCAGCCACATTCCCAACGTATCGCAAAAGATGACCAAATGCGCCGCTCGAATTCGCTCACGTCAGTTTCTTGGCTGTTTCCCCGCACAAGGGAATGTCGCCATTGCGGGAGTCACCTCCACAAAACGCGTGTACAGGGCGACGAACCAACGACGAGACAGTCAATGTCGTACAGGACCATTTCAGCCGCACTACGACTTCAGGATGGATCTTGTCCATCTTTCATGTGTTATCTTGCAGCGAGAATATTCCCGCCAGATTACGCTGGGTGCATCTTCAAGTGGCTGGCTGTCTGGCGGGGAAGCGGACGACGTGCAGAGCTGAAGGCATGTCTGCATTAGAAACCGCGTGTTTCCTGGGCCTttttttgttgttgtcgcGGATCAAGGAATCCAGACTTGCATGGCTATTGCTACTGAGATGAGACCGGAGCTCAACATACAGAGTTGTGCGACCGTGCCAGCCGTCGGTTGAGGAAGGTCGTGATGATGTCCACAATTTCCACAGTCCAGCTAGGAGACGAGTGGCAAGGTGAACGAGCAGTATATAACGACGGAAATATCTAGACTCTGGACTACTCATCACACTCTCTCTACATCCTCAAAATTACTCCTCCACTATTCGATCTACTAGCTCTGCTCCTTCACCATGTCTGCCGCCGTCCACAAGCCCCTCCCACCTCGCTCCCAGCTggacaagatcctcaagggcaaggtgaGGAACGATGTTGAGAAGGAGGACCTGGAGGTCTTTGACAAGGGCGTGTTCATGAACGAGCTCTTGCGAATTGGTATTGCCCTCGAGACCACCAAGCATGGTGTTCTCAAGGGTGGTCTCGTTGCCAATGAAGGTATAAAGAAGGGAACCTTCAAGGGCACACAGCTTGCCATGACCGAGATGTACAAAATCATTGAAGAAGCGTATGTTGATCCCCAGCACCCTCATCGACAGACTCTAGCTAACCGAGCTTGAGTGCTGCGGCTCACTATGACGCCCGAGGCTTCGAGCCCATCTTCCCCATTGAGAGAGATCTCACGACCAAGCAGCAGATCTATCAGTGGACCGACGGATCTGACGGCTACCCTCCTCATCTCAAGGACCTCCCAGATGATGAGAAGGACGACCAGACCGACAATCCAGAGGAACAGCCCAGGAGTGAGGGTGTCGGCAAGATCTTTGACTACAACAAGACGCAGTTTGTGAGGAACATTGCAAAGGCCGTCGGCTTCCTCATCCCCAAGgagatcgaggccgagggcacGCCATACGCTGGTCCAACCCTCGCTGACTGCGAGCAATGGAACCGTGATCACCAGAGCCCGGCCACCGACATCATGAAGGGCCGCAACATCGGTGAGCACCAAGATTGGTACTCGGATGCCCGATTTGCTCAGCAGCATCTGAGTGGTGTCAACCCTTCAACCATCGAGACGGctcccaaggacaagatccAGGAGTACATCGCCCAAGCCGAAAAGCAGGGCGCTGATGGTATCAAGAAGATCCTCTCGAACGGCAAGGACATTCTCATTCAGGATTACTCGTACTTCCGCAAGGCCACAGGCCTCAAGGATGAAGAGACCTTTATCAACGTTGTCCCCATCCTCAATGAGCAGAACATACCCATCGGCAAGGCAGAGCGATACGCTTGTGCTCCGATTGTCATCTTCCAGTTGCACGAGGATGGAAGACTTCACCCACTCGCTATCACCATCGACTACAAGGGCTCTCTCGACAAGTCTgtcaccatcttcaacaagaGACTGACCCCCGATGACAACAAGGTCAACGAGAAGGAGGACTGGCCGTGGCGATACGCCAAGACCTGCGCCCAGACTGCCGACTGGGCTAGACACGAGATTGCCACTCATCTCGTCGACACGCACATGGttgaagaggccatcatcgtcgccacCAACCGAACCATCCCCGAGGGCCATCTCCTGTACGAGGTCCTCAGCCCCCACTGGTTCAGAACCCTGGCCCTCAACTCTGCCGCCCGCACACTCCTCGTCCCAGCCGTCATCGCCAGAATCTCTGGCTTCGGCCCCTCGTGGAACCCCGTGGACCCGGACAAGTCCAAGTACCGAGCCTTCAAGCTCGTCGACTACTCGTACAAGAACTTCAACTTTGTGGAAAAGTACATCCCCAACGACCTCAAGAAGCGAGGCTTCGAcattgagaaggagaagtACGAGAAGTACCGCAACTACCCGTACGCCTACGACATGTACCTGCTGTGGGGTGTCATCCGCGAGTTTGTGCAGTCGGTGCTCAAGACCAAGTACAAGTGTGACGCCGATGTGAAGAACGACAGGTACATTCTTCCCTGGTGCCAGGAGATCCAGAGCCAGAACGGTGGTCAAGTCACCTCGTTCCCCACCATCAAGACTGTTGACGAGCTCATCGACGCCGTCACCATGTGCATCCACATTGCATCTCCCCAGCACACTGCCGTCAACTACCTCCAGGACTACTACTACAGCTTCGTCCCCGCCAAGCCTCCGGCGCTCTGCACCGCCCTGCCCGTTGACCTCAAGACCCTCCAGGGCTACACGGAGGCGGAACTCACCAAGGCACTCCCCATCGGCACTGAAGGTCCCAAGTGGAAGGACTGGCTTCTGGCGGCCCAGCTCCCCGAGCTGCTGAGCTTCAAGGTCGACGACCGGTACAACCTCCTCACGTACGCCAAGTCGCTGTACAACGTCAACAAGGCCCGAAACATCGGGGACAACCCAGAGTTCAACGCCGCTGCCATCAAGGACGCGGCCAAGACCCTCTACAGCCGTCTCAATGACCTTTCCGAGATTTTCCAGATCATTTCGCTGGCTCAGACCAAGGGTAATGTCGAGTACCCGGTCCTGGAGCCATCGACGACTGCTatctccatcttgatctAAGAGGATCAGCGAGGTTACTGCGGGATGGTTTACTCGCCGAAGTCATGAACGTCGTGGTACGGAGAGAAGTAGTCCAAAATAGCtcaatattatagtattgtGCCGTCTCCTAAGTCCTGTATGTAACCCTCGGCAGACATGTGAGTCTCCATATGATAAAGATATTGTGATACCGCTGAACATTTGAGAACATCATAATCTTTCCACCATGAAATCTCCCCCCACGCGCCTTTCAAGCTACATGATAGTCACTAGGTACTTGCCCGCCTGAGAGGGCCATGCCCAATAATCACAAACGGGGCGTAGATACCTGTTGCACTATGTTAAGTGGCATTTACTTTAAAGAGGCCTTCTGTTAAGCAATTATGAAGCAAGATACATGGTCCTAATTGTCTCGGTGCCCATTGAAAGGTATCCTTCTCTTTTACCATGAGTCCGGCGGTCATTGTCTTCCACGTCTTCTCTTCGTTTCCAGTGTATCTCAAAGTGGTCTGGACTAGTGTCCTCTCTCAGTTGATTCAGATGCAACCCCCTCAAGTCAAGATTGTTTTCTCCGCGATACAAGGAGTCAATCACTTCCTCTACACGTCTGACGATGAACTCTTTCTTCCGATGAAGACGAAAGGGTAGGGGGGCCTCCTCTGCCACAGTCGAGGAGCATGTCCccggccaagaagacgaagacgaggttTGTCAGACATGCTTCAACTGGACACTCCGGGTCCCTCAGCCGAAATACAACGGCCCTGATCCGGTTCTGAAACTCGACTTTGGCCAAATTTCCGCATCCAAGGCAAACGGGATATGCCGGTACTATCACATCATCAATCAATATCTTAAGCAGTTTAAACCAGTCGGGAACACCACGATATCGATCACGGCACCTCCAAACAAGCCCATATTTGTATCCTGGGATGATAACGAAAATATATTTACCATtcatatattaattaagtaacaGGATCTCTGCTCatgcagagaagaaggaaaaaaacgCAACTCTTCCCACACAAACCGCGCCTGCAGCTTCATCGCCTAACGAAGGCACTGTCCCGCTTCAGCCACGACTCGACATCCTTGATATGTGGATGAATGCTCTTAGCCAGCTGAATATCCACATTGTAACCATCTTCCTTGAACCAATCCAACATCACACCGACTTCCTTCACTCCCGCCTTGAGTGCCTTCCCCAGCAGCCCGACTGTCGTGCCCACGCCGGCGCCCGTGATGTTCTTGAACCTCTGGTTCAACTCCTCAAAGGTAAGCTTTTCTCCGGCAAGCCCTATGGCCTGCTTGTTGAACCGCTCCGGATTGGCAAAGGCCTCAGCTGCGAAGACTCCAATGTCAGAAGTGGCAATCCACTGCAACGGCTTGTCTTTCATGGTGCTGCGCAAGCTCGTCATGAATACCTTGGCCTGGAAGTCTGGTGTGATGTTATCCAAGAAGATGACAGGGCGCAGGATTGTCCAGCCCATGGCGGATTTCCCGTTGGCGGTGCTGTCGCGGAGGTGGTGCTCAATCTGATGCTTCGCCTTGAAGTGCGGAATCTGGGTTGGGTTGGTCCAGGACCGCCCGTTTCCGCCGCGGTCGACGCTGCTGTAGACGAAATGCTTCACGTCGTTCTTAATGGATTCGTCAATGAGTGCTTTGCCTTGGCGGATTTCTCCCTCAAAGGTGGTGCCCTTGGTCACTGCGGCTTGAACCGAGTAAACACCCCAAATCGGGCCAGAGGCAACCTTGTTCGCAGCTCGAAACAGTGAAGGCACGTCGTCAAGGTTTCCCTCGACGAGTTTGACGGAGGATGACTTCTTGGTCAAACGAACAGCCGATGGCGACTGTGCATTGCGAGTGACGGCGAGGATGGTGAAGTCTTTGGAGAAACGAGCGAGGACGGCTTCCACGACACTGCCGCCTTGTTTGCCGGTGGCACCAGTAATTAGAAGATTGCGGGACATGGTGATTATGACGGGACGTAACTTGTAGGAGATGCAAGAGGAAAATGTCGGCGATGCAATAAGACAGCGAGAAACACGGATTGTATTTAAACAAATtgtatagctaataatatcaaTGATAGGCGGACTCTATTTACCGCCTTGCATGACGTATTGAGGTTCCTCCGCCTTTGTCAGCACGCAACAAGCGCTCTTAATTGCCAACTCCGAAAGGCCGCTCAATTTCGGTGGTCAAGAAATGATCTCCTGATGGAGTCCCACGGCTCGGCCTCCGGCTAACCTTGCAATCACCGAACAATTTCTGTCCTTGTTGTTTGCCAGTCGGCATTTGTCAGCGATCAATGCCTTTGTTTATGACCTTGTTGTTTTTTTGGGGGGGTCTTTGGGGAGGGTGTCGTTTTTCTCCGGCTGTCGCTAATCTCGCCGAGCGTTTGTAGAGTAATCGGGAATAGCCCATTTCTCCCAAGAGCACCCGTTCCTAGAGAGCCGTATAAAATGGTATCTTGTTCTTCTGTTCATCAGACGCCCTCACCTCGTACATTCCCATTGAAACTCACCAGTAACCTCAACCCAGTGTCTCTCTTATAACCGCCTTGTTTCACTCACTGCAAATATGTTGCTTTCCACCTTTTTTCTCGTTGCTGGCAGCATTGGAGCCGCAGTAGCCACCCCTGAGCCCCCTACTCTCTCATACCTCTTCCGTATGAACCTCACCCTCAGTTCAACCATCAACACCGGTCCAGGACCAGCGGGAACTCGATTGGCCATTCCTATAACTGGTGGGACTTTGTCGGGCCCCAAGGGCGAAGGTACGAGTTGACCGCGAAAGATGAACACGATGAACCCCAGCTTACCATTCACAGGAACTGTTCTCCCCATCGGAGCTGACTTTGGTGCAATCGATGCTTTGGGAAATTTCAATGTCGACGCACACTCTGTGATACAGATGGATGACGGATCCTATGTTTACAGTCACTCGGCTGGCCCTTTGATCTCTGGCCCTACTGCTTTGGACAGAGTCAAGTTTGAGACTGGAAGCACCAAGTACGCTTGGCTCAACGAGATT comes from Fusarium falciforme chromosome 11, complete sequence and encodes:
- a CDS encoding NmrA domain-containing protein gives rise to the protein MSRNLLITGATGKQGGSVVEAVLARFSKDFTILAVTRNAQSPSAVRLTKKSSSVKLVEGNLDDVPSLFRAANKVASGPIWGVYSVQAAVTKGTTFEGEIRQGKALIDESIKNDVKHFVYSSVDRGGNGRSWTNPTQIPHFKAKHQIEHHLRDSTANGKSAMGWTILRPVIFLDNITPDFQAKVFMTSLRSTMKDKPLQWIATSDIGVFAAEAFANPERFNKQAIGLAGEKLTFEELNQRFKNITGAGVGTTVGLLGKALKAGVKEVGVMLDWFKEDGYNVDIQLAKSIHPHIKDVESWLKRDSAFVRR
- a CDS encoding Manganese lipoxygenase, with translation MSAAVHKPLPPRSQLDKILKGKVRNDVEKEDLEVFDKGVFMNELLRIGIALETTKHGVLKGGLVANEGIKKGTFKGTQLAMTEMYKIIEEAAAAHYDARGFEPIFPIERDLTTKQQIYQWTDGSDGYPPHLKDLPDDEKDDQTDNPEEQPRSEGVGKIFDYNKTQFVRNIAKAVGFLIPKEIEAEGTPYAGPTLADCEQWNRDHQSPATDIMKGRNIGEHQDWYSDARFAQQHLSGVNPSTIETAPKDKIQEYIAQAEKQGADGIKKILSNGKDILIQDYSYFRKATGLKDEETFINVVPILNEQNIPIGKAERYACAPIVIFQLHEDGRLHPLAITIDYKGSLDKSVTIFNKRLTPDDNKVNEKEDWPWRYAKTCAQTADWARHEIATHLVDTHMVEEAIIVATNRTIPEGHLLYEVLSPHWFRTLALNSAARTLLVPAVIARISGFGPSWNPVDPDKSKYRAFKLVDYSYKNFNFVEKYIPNDLKKRGFDIEKEKYEKYRNYPYAYDMYLLWGVIREFVQSVLKTKYKCDADVKNDRYILPWCQEIQSQNGGQVTSFPTIKTVDELIDAVTMCIHIASPQHTAVNYLQDYYYSFVPAKPPALCTALPVDLKTLQGYTEAELTKALPIGTEGPKWKDWLLAAQLPELLSFKVDDRYNLLTYAKSLYNVNKARNIGDNPEFNAAAIKDAAKTLYSRLNDLSEIFQIISLAQTKGNVEYPVLEPSTTAISILI